One Ruegeria sp. SCSIO 43209 genomic window carries:
- the pqqA gene encoding pyrroloquinoline quinone precursor peptide PqqA, producing MTWSTPKLKEVNCGMEINMYSPSEDEGREYEPDLF from the coding sequence ATGACCTGGAGCACACCGAAGCTGAAAGAAGTGAACTGCGGTATGGAGATCAACATGTATTCTCCGTCCGAGGACGAAGGCCGCGAGTACGAGCCCGACCTGTTTTGA